In Acidimicrobiales bacterium, one DNA window encodes the following:
- the manB gene encoding phosphomannomutase/phosphoglucomutase (converts mannose-6-phosphate to mannose-1-phosphate; the resulting product is then converted to GDP-mannose by ManC which is then used in the synthesis of mannose-containing glycoconjugates that are important for mediating entry into host cells): MTPSTPLARIFKAYDVRGVVPDELDERAAFAIGAGFARFAARSEGARRLLVGRDMRVSGPALAAAFIEGARGAGSDVVDLGLASTDLVYFASGHLDAPAAMLTASHNPSAYNGMKFCLAGARPVGEESGLAEIRRLAEEVLAEPGTARVGAAGSLVACDLLDEFAAHVRSFVDASRLAPLSIVADTANGMGGLVAPRVFSGLPFRLEVLYGELDGTFPHHPADPIQPENLRDLTARLEEVGADVGLAFDGDADRVFLVDDLGRALSGSTTTAIVAEAMLEKHPGATILYNCICSKAVPEVIAEHGGIGVRTRVGHSFIKAVMAETGAVFGGEHSGHYYFRDNYRADSGIIAALVVLEVLSRAGVPLSELRRPFERYAASGEINRRVPDPGRVIEALAARFGALGASIDRLDGLTADFGGWWFNLRASNTEPLLRLNVEAADEAAVAAHVEEVLGAIDELGVPAHGREGG, encoded by the coding sequence GTGACGCCGAGCACGCCGCTCGCCCGGATCTTCAAGGCCTACGACGTGCGCGGGGTCGTCCCCGACGAGCTGGACGAGCGCGCCGCCTTCGCGATCGGCGCCGGCTTCGCGCGCTTCGCGGCCCGGTCCGAGGGCGCGCGCCGGCTGCTCGTGGGCCGGGACATGCGGGTCTCGGGCCCCGCGCTCGCCGCCGCGTTCATCGAGGGCGCGCGCGGCGCCGGCAGCGACGTCGTCGACCTCGGCCTCGCCTCGACCGACCTCGTCTACTTCGCGTCCGGGCACCTGGACGCGCCGGCGGCGATGCTCACGGCCTCCCACAACCCGTCGGCCTACAACGGGATGAAGTTCTGCCTCGCCGGCGCCCGGCCGGTGGGCGAGGAGAGCGGCCTCGCCGAGATCCGGCGCCTCGCCGAGGAGGTGCTCGCCGAGCCGGGAACGGCCCGCGTCGGCGCCGCCGGCTCGCTCGTGGCGTGCGACCTGCTCGACGAGTTCGCCGCGCACGTCCGCAGCTTCGTCGACGCCTCGAGGCTCGCGCCGCTGTCCATCGTCGCCGACACCGCGAACGGCATGGGTGGCCTCGTCGCGCCCCGTGTCTTCTCCGGCCTGCCCTTCCGCCTCGAGGTCCTCTACGGCGAGCTCGACGGCACCTTCCCGCACCACCCGGCCGACCCGATCCAGCCCGAGAACCTGCGCGACCTCACGGCCCGCCTCGAGGAGGTGGGGGCGGACGTCGGACTCGCCTTCGACGGGGACGCCGATCGCGTCTTCCTCGTCGACGACCTCGGCCGGGCGCTCTCGGGATCGACGACGACGGCGATCGTGGCCGAGGCCATGCTCGAGAAGCACCCGGGCGCCACGATCCTCTACAACTGCATCTGCTCGAAGGCCGTCCCCGAGGTCATCGCCGAGCACGGCGGGATCGGCGTGCGCACCCGAGTCGGACACTCGTTCATCAAGGCCGTGATGGCCGAGACGGGCGCCGTCTTCGGCGGGGAGCACTCGGGGCACTACTACTTCCGGGACAACTACCGAGCCGACTCGGGCATCATCGCCGCGCTCGTCGTCCTCGAGGTGCTCTCGCGCGCCGGCGTGCCGCTGTCGGAGCTGCGCCGGCCCTTCGAGCGCTACGCCGCTTCCGGCGAGATCAACCGACGCGTCCCGGACCCGGGACGCGTGATCGAGGCCCTCGCCGCGCGCTTCGGCGCGCTCGGCGCCTCGATCGACCGCCTGGACGGCCTCACCGCCGACTTCGGCGGCTGGTGGTTCAACCTCCGGGCGTCGAACACCGAGCCGCTGCTCCGCCTGAACGTCGAGGCAGCCGACGAGGCGGCCGTCGCCGC